TGGTTGATGTAATTACAAAACAAACAAAAGATTTTATAGATATGTATCATGATCTTTATTTTAATAATGATGTAATTTAAAGGAGAGCATGAACAATAAAATTAAAATGACATGCGGTGGTACGTTTAATTGGTATGATCAGTGGGTTGTAATAAGTATTGACTTAATCGAAGCTTATGTAGAGCAATGTGAAATATCAAATAGTTTAGCTATAAATGAATTTGAAAGATATAAAAAACAAGAAATAGAAGAGCACGAACATGGTGCAAAAATTTTTACACATTTTAGATTGATTGATGGGGCTACTTTTAATGCTAAAGATATAATGTATATTGAATTTCCTAAATTGAATAGACATTCAACGTTAGTTTTAATAATGAGTATGTTCGAGAAAACATTAAAAAATTTATGTGATAGAATTAATGTCTTGTTTGAACTAAATAAATCGTTTAAAAAAATACCAAAAGAGAGTTTACTTTCAAGTATAAAGACTTATTTATCAGAAGTAGCAGGGCTTCAATTTACTCATGAATTGGATGAGCAATGGAGCGATTTAATGTGTTTGCAATCTATTAGAAATAGTATTACTCATAATTTTGGAAGATTTGAAAGAGGAACGAATTCTGTAACTGATTTTATCACAAAAAATAAAAATATAAGTCTAGCAGAAAATAGAGAGATTTATTTTAATCATGAATTTCTAAAGGATTTAATTCCTGATTTTAGAGCGTTTTGCATAGGGTTACAACAATCTATACGAGATAAGAATAATATTACTTAAAGGATGGAAACATATTTTTAAATATTGAATGATGCTTCATAAAGTTTTAGGTTTACGGAAGGTTGTAAAGATGAAAATAAATTTTTTTCTTTCTTGAAAGAAAGATACACGTCACAAATTGAACGTATTTTAATGTACGGTAGCAACGTTAAAGTAATTGAGCCAATTACTTTACAAGATAAAATAAAAGGAATTTATAAGGACGCTCAATCGCAATATGATTTAGATGCATAATATTTAAATTTAAAACCTACATTTGTAACAATTAAGGAGAAATTACAGGCGAAATTATTTTTCAGCCAAAAAAAAGTAAAATTTTAATTTTTTTTGTATCTATTTTGTACCTTATATCTTGTAAAGTGCTTATTTTACTCAATAAACACTTTCTGTATTGGTAAATAAAGCAAGGCTATCCAAAAAACACAATTTCTAAAAATGACAATTAACCAACTTCCAGGCACCTATAATATAATTGGTAGTAATCAAGATGTGGAAGGTGTAACCTATAAAGGACAATTAAGCCTGACCTTAGACCAAAACAATAGAGTAGTAGCTAAATGGTTAATTAATAATAGTCAGGAGCAGTTCGGTACAGGTTTTTTTAAAGATAATATTCTTGTTATAAATTTTAATTATAAAGGAGAGGATGACGCAATTTATAAAGGTGTTGTTGTTTATAAGTGCATTACTAACGATATATTAGAGGGATTCTG
The genomic region above belongs to Olleya sp. Hel_I_94 and contains:
- a CDS encoding WYL domain-containing protein, translated to MKERYTSQIERILMYGSNVKVIEPITLQDKIKGIYKDAQSQYDLDA